The following are encoded in a window of Dictyostelium discoideum AX4 chromosome 6 chromosome, whole genome shotgun sequence genomic DNA:
- the ubpA gene encoding UBP-type zinc finger-containing protein — protein sequence GGFFPKLKNFKVPTEKSRLWKDECCYCFDTPENGEGLFIDLIGLLAFSKKYVQLNHQKTHHHLYLNFKKVAIVNEKVKSPTIENGGEEKPPKKLAIGVEGGFNVEDEEIKYEEHYKLYIFPDDKFLELSDPIIPENVRVCCEKIKTLNSQSRKEEIVSWNAESVFPSAFAESIIQLDNNTKKIDPKGPWRCDIEGCDKVENLWLNLTDGFIGCGRKYADGTGGNGHAQEHFNQTQYPISVKLGTITKDHADVYSYPEDDMVSDPLLFQHLTHWGLNPNVMVKTEKSMAELELDQNLNFEFGKIQEKGKLLENVFGPGLTGIENLGNSCYMSSVIQMIFAIDSFQTRYLKDREASFKDITQDPTQSFEIQMSKLAHGLLSGDYSIPLSKPSKNANEESEAATQIGIAPKMFKSLIGASHAEFSTMKQQDAHEYLQYLLEYIERAEHSRPSWIQQANPTRLFQFHNEDRIECGSSGQVKYTRRLENILSVPVNLDDATNKQEVAQYEETLKQQNGVRQKDQEEIRPIIPLVSCINGFVEPYRVEDFLSPATGVKTFSLNSSRMATFPEVLIIHLKKYTYNADYTPKKLNVFMDVPDIIDIDSLRGRGIKEGEVPLKEGTINTTTKVPEPSFNQEVLDTLLSMDFPLVRCKKALLATGGKDAELAMNWIFEHTEDPDIDIEQTPVNNNNNNNNSSNSNDKLFVFNSQDVDNIIGMGFTDSQAKLALKNTKGNLERAADWLFSHIDNLDELVAKDNASTSSINPSLIPQSTTSLQPVSDGVGKYELLGFISHLGNNVTCGHYVCHIKKNNRWIKFNDRHVQLSEQPPKELGYIYFYKRQLN from the exons gggggttttttcccaaaattaaaaaattttaaagtaCCAACAGAAAAATCACGTTTATGGAAAGATGaatgttgttattgttttgaTACACct gaaaATGGTGAAGGATTATTTATAGATTTAATCGGATTATTAGCATTTAGTAAAAAATATGTTCAACTTAATCATCAAAAAACACATcatcatttatatttaaattttaaaaaagtagcAATTGTTaatgaaaaagttaaaaGTCCAACTATAGAGAATGGTGGTGAAGAGAAACCACCAAAGAAATTAGCGATTGGAGTTGAAGGTGGATTTAATGTTGAGGATGAAGAGATAAAGTATGAAGAACACTATAAGCTTTATATATTCCCAGAtgataaatttttagaattatcaGATCCAATAATACCAGAGAATGTACGTGTATGCTGtgagaaaattaaaacattgaATTCACAAAGTAGAAAAGAAGAAATCGTCAGTTGGAATGCAGAATCAGTATTCCCATCAGCATTTGCCGAATCAATCATTCAACTCGACAACAACACCAAGAAAATCGATCCTAAAGGACCATGGAGATGCGATATTGAGGGATGTGATAAGGTTGAGAATCTTTGGTTGAATTTAACCGATGGTTTCATTGGTTGCGGTAGAAAGTATGCCGATGGCACAGGTGGCAATGGCCATGCCCAAGAGCATTTCAACCAAACTCAATACCCAATCTCTGTAAAGTTAGGCACAATCACCAAAGACCATGCAGATGTTTATAGTTACCCAGAGGATGATATGGTATCTGATCCATTGTTATTCCAACATCTAACTCATTGGGGTTTGAACCCAAACGTTATGGTGAAAACTGAGAAATCCATGGCAGAATTAGAATTGGatcaaaatttgaatttcgAATTTGGCAAGATTCAAGAGAAGGGTAAGCTATTGGAGAATGTGTTTGGACCTGGTTTGACAGGTATTGAGAATCTAGGTAACAGTTGTTACATGTCATCAGTGATTCAAATGATATTCGCTATTGATTCATTCCAAACTCGTTATTTAAAAGATCGTGAAGCCTCATTCAAAGATATCACACAGGACCCAACtcaatcatttgaaattcaAATGAGTAAATTAGCACATGGTCTTTTATCGGGTGACTATTCAATCCCATTGAGTAAACCATCAAAAAATGCCAATGAAGAGAGTGAGGCTGCAACCCAAATTGGTATCGCAccaaaaatgtttaaatctttaattggtGCTTCACATGCAGAGTTTTCAACAATGAAACAACAGGATGCTCATGAATATCTTCAATATCTATTAGAGTATATTGAAAGAGCTGAACATTCTCGTCCATCTTGGATTCAACAAGCCAATCCAACTAGATTATTCCAATTTCATAATGAGGATAGAATTGAATGTGGTTCATCAGGTCAAGTAAAATATACTAGACGTTTAGAGAATATCTTATCGGTTCCAGTGAATTTAGATGATGCAACCAATAAGCAAGAGGTTGCACAATATGAAGAGACATTGAAACAACAAAATGGTGTACGTCAAAAGGATCAAGAAGAAATTAGACCAATCATACCATTGGTCTCTTGTATCAATGGTTTCGTTGAACCCTATAGAGTCGAGGATTTCTTATCACCAGCAACTGGTGTAAAAACATTTTCACTAAACTCTTCAAGAATGGCAACCTTCCCTGAAGTTTTAATCattcatttgaaaaagtATACCTATAATGCTGATTATACtccaaagaaattaaatgttttcATGGATGTACCAGATATTATCGATATCGATTCCCTTAGAGGTAGAGGTATCAAGGAAGGTGAAGTACCATTAAAAGAAGGTACAATCAATACCACTACAAAAGTACCAGAACCATCATTCAATCAAGAGGTATTAGATACATTATTAAGTATGGATTTCCCATTGGTTCGTTGTAAAAAGGCATTATTAGCAACTGGTGGTAAAGATGCTGAATTGGCAATGAATTGGATATTTGAACATACTGAAGATCctgatattgatattgaacAAACACCTgttaataacaacaacaacaacaacaatagtagtaatagtaatgataaactttttgtatttaattcacaagatgttgataatattattggtatGGGTTTCACAGATTCTCAAGCAAAATTAGCacttaaaaatacaaaaggTAATCTTGAACGTGCTGCAGATTGGTTATTTAGTCATATCGATAACTTGGATGAATTGGTTGCAAAGGATAATGCTTCCACTTCATCAATTAATCCTTCCTTAATTCCTCAATCAACAACTTCACTTCAACCAGTCAGTGACGGTGTTGGTAAATATGAATTATTAGGTTTCATCTCTCATTTAGGTAATAATGTTACATGTGGTCATTATGTTTGtcatattaaaaagaataatagaTGGATTAAATTCAATGATAGACATGTTCAATTATCTGAACAACCACCAAAAGAATTAGgttatatttatttctatAAAAGACaactaaattaa
- a CDS encoding paramecium surface antigen repeat-containing protein, with translation MKVLILVLLLLSLSGVFTGYTPQCSSCYSEGQRCMILDTNSGTYKNGGECNDGLVCAAKNKGEDEKNWICMKPIELNGVCAGESSCVIGLTCDPVEFKCLNSRFAQIGEKCSKDTDCSGTLASCTNNICKSESSGKCDDASDCEYGSTCSNSLCVPLRKQGESCDSMKGETCIYGLSCLSNSTCGPLFSKPLGASCLMDDDCNQPENLYCSQKSHLCEEYVQPKQPTTNCSLTENSCDQFHECSCDGKCYQSSPFPTQVTSGMQPLVNCVLKNKCTWVTNFFSSDSCITKNCASELCKYNGVTIMNNALTCGNNHQSNIYCADSNSVSRININNSMLLLLLLSILLIFNF, from the exons atgaaagtGTTAATtcttgtattattactattatcattgaGTGGAGTTTTCACTGGATACACCCCACAATGCAGTTCATGTTATTCTGAAGGTCAAAGA TGTATGATATTAGATACAAATTCAGGAACTTATAAAAATGGTGGAGAATGTAATGATGGATTAGTATGTGCAGCTAAAAATAAAGGCGAAGATGAAAAGAATTGGATATGTATGAAACCAATTGAATTGAATGGAGTTTGTGCAGGTGAGAGTTCATGTGTAATTGGATTAACATGTGATCCAgttgaatttaaatgtttaaattCTAGATTCGCACAAATCGGTGAAAAATGTTCAAAAGATACAGACTGTTCTGGAACATTAGCATCTTGtactaataatatttgtaaatCAGAATCAAGTGGTAAATGTGATGATGCATCAGATTGTGAATATGGCTCAACTTGTAGTAACAGTTTATGTGTACCATTACGTAAACAAGGTGAATCATGTGATTCAATGAAAGGTGAAACATGCATTTACGGCCTCTCCTGTCTCTCCAACTCTACCTGTGGTCCATTATTCTCAAAACCATTAGGTGCATCATGTCTAATGGATGATGATTGTAATCAACCTGAAAATTTATAT TGTTCACAAAAATCACATTTATGTGAAGAATATGTTCAACCAAaacaaccaacaacaaattgTAGTTTAACTGAAAATTCATGTGACCAATTCCATGAATGCTCATGTGATGGTAAATGTTACCAAAGTTCACCATTCCCAACCCAAGTTACAAGTGGTATGCAACCATTAGTTAATTGtgttttaaagaataaatgTACATGGGTAACAAACTTTTTCTCATCTGATAGTTGTATAACTAAAAATTGTGCTTCTGAACTTTGTAAATATAATGGTGTCACAATTATGAATAATGCTTTAACATGTGGTAATAATCATcaatcaaatatttattgTGCTGATTCAAATTCAGTTTcaagaattaatattaacaattcaatgttattattattattattatctattttattaatttttaatttttaa